The following coding sequences are from one Epinephelus moara isolate mb chromosome 7, YSFRI_EMoa_1.0, whole genome shotgun sequence window:
- the si:dkey-3d4.3 gene encoding actin-fragmin kinase — translation MPAMSQSSPCLWTQLPQSSQSPCDRYKHTCCSYDGNVYILGGRDNGCLRDFWKYSVVRNEWTELNCTSEAAPEELEEHSMVAHEGFLYVFGGMLDSAYTKWRHPLWIFDIANQKWVHCQGKMSSPQTQMPTNRKGHSAVVVGSAMLVYGGFIDMKGSSQDFWSLDFDTMAWSLLNGSQQGSSGPGPRHSHSAIASHSCMYLFGGLKGLREQRDFWKWNSISHMWSSLRNKSGPSRLVGHSAVAYKDSMLLFGGGESQNSPKNCLWRYNFTTQTWVQVATLPGSNPPDKIYHCCAGLGPSYNSNTSSPCSSSGLEPRLLDGKLRPFKNKCFPAPLMFLGSEGAIELETFSPDKCYGSKTLKQSSELDNSTEGLMGKDARQIGNCLTFENKAFKKQWSCTEEDLLDEEDEDVAQHLPDLLLLLGGRPFTTHSPISIWQMTLTDS, via the exons ATGCCCGCCATGAGTCAAAGTAGTCCTTGCCTGTGGACTCAGCTCCCTCAGAGCAGTCAGTCCCCATGTGACCGCTACAAGCACACCTGCTGCAGCTATGATGGAAATGTCTACATCCTGGGAGGAAGGGACAACGGCTGTCTGAGGGACTTCTGGAAGTACAGCGTGG TGCGTAATGAGTGGACAGAGTTGAACTGCACCAGTGAAGCTGCACCAGAAGAACTAGAAGAACATTCTATGGTGGCTCATGAG GGCTTCCTCTACGTGTTTGGAGGCATGCTGGATTCTGCATACACAAAGTGGAGACATCCCCTCTGGATATTTGACATTG CAAATCAGAAATGGGTGCATTGCCAGGGAAAGATGAGCTCCCCTCAG ACCCAAATGCCAACCAACAGAAAAGGACACAGTGCTGTGGTGGTTGGCTCTGCCATGTTGGTGTATGGGGGTTTCATAGACATGAAAGGATCCTCACAGGACTTTTGGAGTTTGGATTTTG ATACTATGGCTTGGTCCCTGCTAAATGGTTCTCAGCAGGGCTCATCGGGCCCAGGTCCGAGACATAGTCACTCAGCCATTGCCAGCCACAGCTGCATGTACCTGTTTGGGGGCTTGAAAGGTTTGCGGGAGCAGAGAGACTTCTGGAAGTGGAATTCCATCAGCCACATGTGGAGCTCCCTCAGAAACAA GTCCGGCCCATCCAGACTGGTGGGCCACTCAGCTGTGGCCTACAAGGACAGTATGCTTCTTTTTGGGGGAGGTGAGAGCCAGAATTCTCCAAAGAACTGTCTGTGGAGGTACAACTTCACCACTCAGACCTGGGTGCAGGTCGCCACACTCCCAGGCTCAAATCCCCCAGACAAGATTTACCACTGCTGCGCCGGGCTGGGCCCCAGCTACAACTCCAACACCAGCAGCCCCTGCTCCAGTTCAGGACTCGAACCCAGGCTGCTGGATGGTAAACTAAGGCCCTTCAAGAACAAGTGCTTCCCTGCCCCGCTCATGTTTCTGGGATCAGAGGGAGCTATAGAGCTGGAGACGTTCAGCCCAGACAAATGCTACGGGAGCAAAACACTCAAACAGTCTTCAGAACTGGACAACAGCACAGAGGGCTTGATGGGGAAAGATGCAAGGCAGATCGGAAACTGTCTGACCTTTGAAAACAAGGCTTTCAAGAAACAGTGGAGCTGCACAGAAGAGGACCTtctggatgaggaggatgaagatgtAGCCCAGCATCTGCCTGATCTGCTGCTGTTACTCGGGGGGAGACCTTTCACCACACACAGTCCTATCTCCATATGGCAGATGACTCTGACTGACTCCTAA
- the slc10a2 gene encoding ileal sodium/bile acid cotransporter: MSISETTTAVPTACNSHSTVCSGANCLFHSNFNQTLSLVMSIVLTVMLAMVMFAMGCTVDAKKLWGHIRRPWGIFIGFLCQFGIMPFTAFALSLAFNVLPVQAVVVIIMGCCPGGSNSNIICYWLDGDMDLSISMTTCSSILALGMMPLCLFIYTSTWTSSDTIKIPYDSIGITLVSILIPIALGMYVKNKRPLWAKKILKVGSIAGIALIIIIAVVGGVLYQSSWTISPALWIIGTVYPFIGFSLGFILARIAGQPWYRCRTIALETGFQNAQLCSTIVQLSFGPAELEIMFAFPLIYSIFQLLMAMMSVGAYQGYKRCFHHGSSDEDSEAPSLETGDGESEKKMGHAVENSAFEFDHNGSSEEKGIDVKRNTQL; encoded by the exons CAAACTGCTTGTTTCACAGTAACTTCAATCAAACACTGAGCCTGGTGATGAGCATAGTGCTTACTGTAATGCTTGCCATGGTCATGTTTGCAATGGGCTGCACTGTGGATGCCAAAAAGCTGTGGGGCCACATCAGGAGACCCTGGGGCATCTTCATCGGCTTCCTCTGCCAGTTTGGCATCATGCCTTTCACAGCCTTTGCCTTGTCACTGGCCTTCAATGTGCTGCCTGTGCAGGCAGTTGTCGTCATCATTATGGGCTGCTGTCCTGGAGGCTCCAACTCTAACATTATCTGCTACTGGCTGGATGGAGACATGGACCTAAG CATCAGTATGACAACCTGCTCCTCTATCTTGGCCCTGGGGATGatgcctctctgtctgttcaTTTACACGTCCACCTGGACTTCCAGCGACACCATCAAGATCCCATATGACAGTATTG GTATTACTCTAGTGTCCATTCTCATCCCAATTGCCCTGGGAATGTATGTTAAAAACAAACGGCCCCTGTGGGCAAAAAAGATCCTCAAG GTAGGGTCCATTGCAGGCATTGCTCTCATTATCATCATAGCTGTAGTTGGAGGAGTTCTCTACCAGTCCTCCTGGACCATTTCTCCCGCCCTGTGGATTATTGGAACTGTCTACCCCTTCATTGGCTTCAGCCTGGGGTTCATCTTGGCCCGCATTGCAGGTCAACCCTGGTACAG GTGTCGAACCATCGCATTGGAGACAGGTTTCCAGAACGCCCAGCTGTGCAGCACCATTGTCCAGCTGTCCTTCGGCCCTGCTGAGCTGGAGATCATGTTTGCATTCCCCCTCATCTACAGCATTTTCCAGCTGTTGATGGCAATGATGTCTGTGGGAG CCTACCAGGGATATAAAAGGTGTTTTCACCATGGTTCATCTGATGAAGACAGTGAGGCTCCATCCCTGGAAACTGGTGATGGTgaatcagaaaaaaagatggGACATGCTGTGGAAAATAGTGCCTTTGAGTTTGATCACAATGGCAGCAGCGAAGAGAAGGGTATAGATGTCAAAAGGAACACCCAGTTGTGA